In Ignavibacteria bacterium, the sequence AGCCAAACACGGAATTTACGGCTCGCTTGGCAACCATGATTTCTTCCAGGATGCTGATTATGTTGCAAAGGCGATCAATAATGAATCACCCATCCAGGTATTAAGGAATGAACACCGGGTTATCAGCATTAAAGGCAAGCCGCTTTATATGCTTGGTATAGATGATACACAGGGGTCAGGCGCAAAAATGCAGGAAGTATTAAAATACTACGGAGCAATGGATGAATATCTGAAGAACAATGATCCTGATTTCAACAGCTCCCCTAAAGTACTTTTATGCCATAAGCCATATGGCTTTGATACGCTGGCCACCAAGGAAATAGATCTCATACTTTCAGGCCATACACACGGCGGTCAGGTTGTTCCCCTGAAATTCGGGAATTTTAATATGTCTTTTGCCGCAACTGTAAGCAAATACATCGAAGGTATCTATAAGATCGGGAAATCAAACATGTATGTAAGCCGCGGCATCGGCTCAGTCGGCCTTCCTATCAGAATCAACTGTCCCCCTGAAATAACAAAAATTACACTGGTGTAAGATTTTTACCCCCTCTTAATCTCCCCCTGTCAGGGGGAGAAGAGCCCGCCTTAGGCGGGCGAAGTAGGGGTCAAAACATAATTTATAGATAGAGTTTCATCGATTTTTATTCGTATTTTTGCAGATGAAATACATTTTACTTCTGCTGGCACTGCTTAACTCTACGCTTATAGCACAGAACTCCGCCGTAATTACATACAATTTCTATTCAAACGGCTCTCCCGCAGGTACACCGCCATTAACACTGGAAGCATCAGCAAATCTTTCCAGATACACCAATGCATCCGGCGAAACATTCTATCTGGATTACACTTCCTCAAAAACATATCAAACCACAACACTTAAAAACGGCCAGATTATCACAGATGAAGAATCATTTGGCACTTATAATGTACCTGAACTGCAGAGTGATACTATGACGATCCTCGGCTACCTCTGCAAAAAAGCGCATACGGTTATACGTTCAAATCATATTGATATATGGTATACAACCCAAACGGAATTTAAAGGTACACCCTCAATTAGTATCGGACCCCAGCTTGGACTTGTTCTTAAAATAGTGCGGAACGGTAATTTTGAAATTACCGCGGAAAAAATAGAGCTCAGCTCTCAAATGATCACACTACCCTATTCAATAGGTGAAATAGTAGAGTTGCCGTATTACAGGTTCAGGGTAACAGCGCAGAATTACACCACTATTAATATTTTCCAAAATGAAAAAATTAATTTTGGTGATAAACCCGTAAATCTTTTAACTAATGAACCGGGTATTACTTACCGTTTTGCCGAAGGCACTGTAATTCTGAAAAAAGTCAAGCTTCCTGAAAATATGGGCAAGCATTCCGTTATAGCTGAGCTTACCGAAAAATCTACGGGTGATGCTTATGACAGAACAGGCTCGCTTTTTATAATACCTGATATCACAAAGGATACTTCACTAACATTCATGGATGCCTTCATTAACGGAATTTCAGCTCTGCCAAAATATGACGCAAAGAATAAAAAAGATTACCGCGGGTTTACTTTGACCGATAAGTACACACCGCCGATTGAACTGATGCGTTTTATTACTCCGTTCGGGATCGGTCATTACAACAGCCAGGTGCAGGTTTATAATACAGTGTGGCTGGATTCCGTTACATACAAACAGGATGTAACAAATCTGCTGCCTGCCCTCGAGGGTGAAGTATGGTTCGGTATATTTATCGGCTGTTATGATAAAGGCGGCCATAGCGTTAGCCTGGATCTGAAATATTACCCTGATGATATTCCGCAGGAACCGGCGGAGGTAAGCAATGAATGGATTCAGCCGCTGATATTTACAACCAATATAATGGAAGTCGCTTCGCAGGAGTATGCAACAATTTTTGAAAATGATACATTACAGGTTACAGTTGATATTCCCGATGGAATTAAATCGGTGACATTGCGTTATATCAGTACAGGACACGGCGGCTGGGGTGGCGGTGATGAGTTCAATAAAAAAATGAATTTTATTTTCGCTGATGGGAAGCTGATATACAGCTACATTCCGTGGCGTGATGACTGCGGTATGTACAGAAACTATAATCCCGCCTCAGGCAACTTCCCGAACGGAATGTCATCAAGTGATTTCAGCCGCTCGGGGTGGTGCCCTGGCTCAACCAGCGTGCCTGTTGATATTCCGCTAAATAATTTGAAACCCGGCAGGCATACATTTTCGGTATATATCCCAATGGGCAAACCCGAAGGCACCAGCTTTTCTGCATGGAATGTATCAGCCGTACTTATCGGCAAGTATTGAAACATGTAAAGCTCCCCTCCTTTTTTAAGGAGGGGAAATCACGCTGAAGGCGTGATGGGGTGGTCAAGTTATAGTACATGATTAGCCGCATAGCGGCGCGATACACCAGCAATGGGCAAAGCCCATCTTGAAAATCTTTCAGCAAATATTGA encodes:
- a CDS encoding peptide-N-glycosidase; the protein is MKYILLLLALLNSTLIAQNSAVITYNFYSNGSPAGTPPLTLEASANLSRYTNASGETFYLDYTSSKTYQTTTLKNGQIITDEESFGTYNVPELQSDTMTILGYLCKKAHTVIRSNHIDIWYTTQTEFKGTPSISIGPQLGLVLKIVRNGNFEITAEKIELSSQMITLPYSIGEIVELPYYRFRVTAQNYTTINIFQNEKINFGDKPVNLLTNEPGITYRFAEGTVILKKVKLPENMGKHSVIAELTEKSTGDAYDRTGSLFIIPDITKDTSLTFMDAFINGISALPKYDAKNKKDYRGFTLTDKYTPPIELMRFITPFGIGHYNSQVQVYNTVWLDSVTYKQDVTNLLPALEGEVWFGIFIGCYDKGGHSVSLDLKYYPDDIPQEPAEVSNEWIQPLIFTTNIMEVASQEYATIFENDTLQVTVDIPDGIKSVTLRYISTGHGGWGGGDEFNKKMNFIFADGKLIYSYIPWRDDCGMYRNYNPASGNFPNGMSSSDFSRSGWCPGSTSVPVDIPLNNLKPGRHTFSVYIPMGKPEGTSFSAWNVSAVLIGKY